From one Mangifera indica cultivar Alphonso unplaced genomic scaffold, CATAS_Mindica_2.1 Un_0033, whole genome shotgun sequence genomic stretch:
- the LOC123206365 gene encoding probable LRR receptor-like serine/threonine-protein kinase At1g05700: protein MAMRMFHCKCFAFLVALAFVLLQVHAQEPGFISIDCGATSNYTDPTTGLYYVSDSSFIATGVTYSVSATYQLDSLQKPLWTLRSFPEGSKNCYHIKVTKQSRYLIRANFFYGNFDDKASPPQSFDLYLGVNQWDSIVLGNVSTILFREIIHFSPSDYIDICLVNTGSGTPLISSLEFRQLKNTTYVTQSADSLIIYARMNVQPITNAILRYPDDVFDRRWVSYNDSTMDQLTTDATVDTDSHNDFQPPQIVMKSAGIPKNVSEPLQLTFTPVDPTSKIYVYMHFAELEHLPANQSRRFNITVNGDYLYGPTSPTYLYTFSVYTSSSLSGAQLVFQIIKTEDSTLPPILNAVEIYVVKDLPQSETEQEDADAINNIKSLYKMKDWQGDPCLPQDYLWAGLDCDFNGYDPPRIISLDLSSNGLTGEIPPYISNLTMIQQLDLSNNSLTGSVPKFLSELQFLNTLKLSGNNFTGSLPVDLIERSESGSLSLNVDGNPYLCASVSCAKKKKNNVVVPVVVAFAALFILSAALAIFCRIKCPRRGHIWGRTPRKSSYVLTEKIRRFTYAELSMITGNFKRELGKGSFGSVYHGYLDDDTEVAVKILSELSNQGYEEFEAEVKLLQTVHHRNLTPLYGYCAEGKQIGLVYEYMANGNLKQHLSNKSADVMSWEGRLRVAVEAAQGLEYLHHGCKPPRVHRDIKSANILLSENFHARIADFGLTKTFTVEGGTHLSTGVAGTFGYLDPQYCQTYRLTEKSDVYSFGVVLLELITSRPVIANNNGNNHISQWVGSMIAQGDIKKTVDPRLGGDFDINSAWKAVEIAMLSVSQTSDERPSMNYVVRELSQCLEMEIARKERRGVQPGNHHEMVSLNLGTDLIPSAR from the exons ATGGCCATGAGAATGTTTCACTGTAAATGCTTTGCATTTCTAGTTGCTCTTGCCTTTGTTCTTCTGCAGGTTCATGCTCAGGAACCAG GATTTATCAGCATAGATTGTGGAGCAACTTCAAACTACACTGATCCGACAACTGGCCTTTATTATGTTTCTGATTCAAGCTTCATAGCAACTGGGGTGACCTACAGTGTGTCTGCAACGTATCAATTAGACAGTCTTCAAAAACCGCTATGGACTCTCAGAAGCTTTCCTGAAGGATCCAAAAATTGTTACCATATAAAAGTCACCAAGCAAAGTAGATACTTGATCAGGGCAAACTTCTTCTATGGAAATTTTGATGACAAAGCTTCACCACCACAATCATTTGATTTGTACCTGGGGGTTAATCAGTGGGATTCTATTGTTCTTGGCAATGTTTCCACCATCCTGTTTAGGGAAATCATACATTTTTCGCCATCAGATTATATCGACATCTGTCTGGTGAATACAGGCTCAGGGAcaccattgatttcatctctaGAATTCAGGCAACTGAAAAATACCACTTATGTAACTCAATCAGCTGACTCGCTTATAATCTATGCAAGGATGAATGTTCAACCTATTACAAATGCAATACTCAG GTACCCAGATGATGTTTTTGATCGAAGATGGGTATCGTATAACGATTCCACCATGGATCAGTTGACTACCGATGCCACAGTTGATACTGATAGTCACAATGACTTTCAGCCTCCACAAATTGTGATGAAAAGTGCTGGGATACCAAAAAATGTAAGTGAGCCGTTGCAACTCACTTTCACACCTGTGGATCCGACTTCGAAGATTTATGTGTACATGCACTTTGCTGAACTTGAACATCTTCCTGCAAATCAGTCCAGACGATTCAATATTACTGTGAATGGAGACTACTTGTATGGACCTACGAGTCCAACTTACTTGTACACATTCTCTGTGTACACCTCTTCATCCTTGAGCGGAGCACAATTGGtgtttcaaataattaaaactgAAGATTCAACCCTGCCTCCAATCCTCAACGCAGTCGAAATTTATGTGGTGAAAGATCTCCCCCAATCAGAAACTGAGCAAGAAGATG CTGATGCTATCAACAATATCAAGTCATTGTATAAGATGAAAGATTGGCAAGGAGATCCATGTCTTCCTCAAGACTACTTGTGGGCTGGACTTGATTGCGACTTCAATGGTTATGATCCTCCAAGAATTATTTCCCT GGATTTGTCTTCAAATGGGTTGACTGGTGAAATACCTCCTTACATTTCCAATCTTACAATGATTCAACAACT ggATTTATCAAACAATAGTTTGACTGGATCAGTGCCTAAGTTTCTGTCTGAACTGCAATTCTTGAACACCTT AAAGTTAAGTGGAAATAATTTCACAGGTTCACTTCCAGTTGATCTTATTGAAAGATCAGAAAGTGGTTCCCTATCATTAAA TGTGGATGGCAATCCCTATCTTTGCGCTTCAGTTTCATGCgccaagaaaaagaagaacaatGTTGTTGTTCCAGTTGTAGTAGCATTCGCTGCCTTGTTCATACTATCAGCTGCATTGGCTATTTTCTGCAGAATTAAATGTCCAAGGCGAG GACATATATGGGGAAGAACCCCAAGAAAATCATCATATGTGTTAACGGAAAAGATCAGACGATTTACATATGCTGAGCTCTCGATGATCACCGGCAACTTCAAAAGAGAACTTGGTAAAGGAAGTTTTGGAAGTGTTTACCATGGTTACTTGGATGATGATACTGAAGTTGCTGTGAAAATTCTTTCTGAATTATCAAATCAAGGATATGAAGAGTTTGAAGCAGAG gTGAAGCTTCTTCAGACAGTGCATCACAGAAACCTCACACCCCTATACGGATATTGCGCTGAAGGCAAGCAAATTGGGCTCGTCTATGAGTACATGGCCAATGGAAACTTGAAACAGCATCTGTCAA ATAAGAGTGCAGATGTCATGAGTTGGGAAGGGAGACTTCGTGTAGCGGTGGAGGCAGCACAAG GATTGGAGTATCTACACCATGGCTGTAAACCACCCAGAGTACACAGGGATATCAAGTCTGCAAACATCCTATTGAGTGAAAACTTCCACGCCAGAATAGCTGATTTTGGGCTCACAAAAACTTTCACAGTTGAAGGTGGCACTCATTTGTCAACAGGTGTTGCTGGTACCTTCGGCTACCTTGACCCTCA GTATTGTCAAACATATAGATTAACTGAGAAGagtgatgtttatagttttggggtTGTTCTTCTGGAGTTGATCACAAGTCGACCGGTGATTGCAAATAACAATGGGAATAATCACATAAGCCAGTGGGTTGGTTCCATGATTGCACAAGGAGATATCAAAAAGACAGTCGATCCAAGGTTAGGAGGAGACTTTGACATCAACTCAGCCTGGAAAGCTGTTGAAATAGCAATGCTTAGTGTGTCTCAAACTTCCGATGAAAGGCCAAGCATGAATTATGTAGTGAGGGAACTGAGTCAATGTTTAGAAATGGAGATTGCTCGGAAGGAAAGACGTGGGGTTCAACCAGGAAATCATCATGAAATGGTGTCCCTAAATTTAGGAACTGATCTCATTCCTTCGGCAAGGTAG
- the LOC123206364 gene encoding LRR receptor-like serine/threonine-protein kinase IOS1 has product MAMRMFHCKCFAFLVAFAFFLLQVHAQEPGFISIDCGATSNYTDPTTGLYYVSDSSFIATGVTYSVSATYQLDSLQKPLWNLRSFPEGSKNCYHIKVTKQSRYLIRANFFYGNFDDKATPPQSFDLYLGVNQWDSIVLGNVSTIVFREIIHFSPSDYIDICLVNTGSGTPLISSLEFRQLKNTTYVTQSAESLIIYARMNVQPITNAILRYPDDVFDRRWVSYNDSTMDQLTTDATIDAGRHNGFQPPQIVMKSAGIPKNVSEPLQLTFTPVDPTSKIYVYMHFAELEHLPANQSRRFSITVNGNYLYGPTSPTYLYTFTVYTSSSLSGAQLVFQIIKTEDSTLPPILNAVEIYVVKDLPQSETEQEEADAINNIKSLYKMKDWQGDPCLPQDYLWAGLDCKFNGYDPPRIISLDLSSNGLTGEIPPYISNLTMIQQLDLSNNSLTGSVPKFLSELQFLNTLKLSGNNFTGSLPVDLIERSENGSLSLSVDGNPYLCASVSCAKKKKNNVVVPVVVAFAALFILSAALAIFCRIKCPRRGHIWGRTPRKSSYVLTEKIRRFTYAELSMITGNFKRELGKGSFGSVYHGYLDDDTEVAVKILSELSNQGYEEFEAEVKLLQTVHHRNLTPLYGYCAEGKQIGLVYEYMANGNLKQHLSDKSADVMSWEGRLRAAVEAAQGLEYLHHGCKPPRVHRDIKSANILLSENFHARIADFGLTKTFPVEGGTHLSTDVAGTFGYLDPQYCQTYRLTEKSDVYSFGVVLLELITSRPVIANNNGNNHISQWVGSMIAQGDIKKTVDPRLGGDFDINSAWKAVEMAMLCVSQTSDERPSMNYVVRELSQCLEMEIARKERRGVQPGNHYEMVSLNLGTDLIPSAR; this is encoded by the exons ATGGCCATGAGAATGTTTCACTGTAAATGCTTTGCATTTCTAGTTGCTTTTGCCTTTTTTCTTCTGCAGGTTCATGCTCAGGAACCAG GATTTATCAGCATAGATTGTGGAGCAACTTCAAACTACACTGATCCAACAACTGGCCTTTATTATGTTTCTGATTCAAGCTTCATAGCAACTGGGGTGACCTACAGTGTGTCTGCAACGTATCAATTAGACAGTCTTCAAAAACCGCTATGGAATCTCAGAAGCTTTCCTGAAGGATCCAAAAACTGTTACCATATAAAAGTCACCAAGCAAAGTAGATACTTGATCAGGGCAAACTTCTTTTATGGAAATTTTGATGACAAAGCTACACCACCACAATCATTTGATTTGTACCTGGGGGTTAATCAGTGGGATTCTATTGTTCTTGGCAATGTTTCCACCATCGTGTTTAGGGAAATCATACATTTTTCGCCATCAGATTATATCGACATCTGTCTGGTGAATACAGGCTCAGGGAcaccattgatttcatctctaGAATTCAGGCAACTGAAAAATACCACTTATGTAACTCAATCAGCTGAGTCGCTTATAATCTATGCAAGGATGAATGTTCAACCTATTACAAATGCAATACTCAG GTACCCAGATGATGTTTTCGATCGAAGATGGGTATCATATAATGATTCCACCATGGATCAGTTGACTACCGATGCCACAATTGATGCTGGTCGTCACAATGGCTTTCAGCCTCCACAAATTGTGATGAAAAGTGCTGGGATACCAAAAAATGTAAGTGAGCCGTTGCAACTCACTTTCACACCTGTGGATCCGACTTCGAAGATTTATGTGTACATGCACTTTGCTGAACTTGAACATCTTCCTGCAAATCAGTCCAGACGATTCAGTATTACTGTGAATGGAAACTACTTGTATGGACCTACTAGTCCAACTTACTTGTACACATTCACTGTATACACCTCTTCATCCTTGAGCGGAGCACAATTGGtgtttcaaataattaaaactgAAGATTCAACCCTGCCTCCAATCCTCAACGCAGTCGAAATTTATGTGGTGAAAGATCTCCCCCAATCAGAAACTGAGCAAGAAGAGG CTGATGCTATCAACAATATCAAGTCATTGTATAAGATGAAAGATTGGCAAGGAGATCCATGTCTTCCTCAAGACTACTTGTGGGCTGGACTTGATTGCAAGTTTAATGGTTATGATCCTCCAAGAATTATTTCCCT GGATTTGTCTTCAAATGGGTTGACTGGTGAAATACCTCCTTACATTTCCAATCTTACAATGATTCAACAACT ggATTTATCAAACAATAGTTTGACTGGATCAGTGCCTAAGTTTCTGTCTGAACTGCAATTCTTGAACACCTT AAAGTTAAGTGGAAATAATTTCACAGGTTCACTTCCAGTTGATCTTATTGAAAGATCAGAAAATGGTTCCCTATCATTAAG TGTGGATGGCAATCCCTATCTTTGCGCTTCAGTTTCATGCgccaagaaaaagaagaacaatGTTGTTGTTCCAGTTGTAGTAGCATTCGCTGCCTTGTTCATACTATCAGCTGCATTGGCTATTTTCTGCAGAATTAAATGTCCAAGACGAG GACATATATGGGGAAGAACCCCAAGAAAATCATCATATGTGTTAACGGAAAAGATCAGACGATTTACATATGCTGAGCTCTCGATGATCACCGGCAACTTCAAAAGAGAACTTGGTAAAGGAAGTTTTGGAAGTGTTTACCATGGTTACTTGGATGATGATACTGAAGTTGCTGTGAAAATTCTTTCTGAATTATCAAATCAAGGATATGAAGAGTTTGAAGCAGAG gTGAAGCTTCTTCAGACAGTGCATCACAGAAACCTCACACCCCTTTACGGATATTGCGCTGAAGGCAAGCAAATTGGGCTTGTCTATGAGTACATGGCCAATGGAAACTTGAAACAGCATCTGTCAG ATAAGAGTGCAGATGTCATGAGTTGGGAAGGGAGACTTCGTGCAGCGGTGGAGGCAGCACAAG GATTGGAGTATCTACACCATGGCTGTAAACCACCCAGAGTACACAGGGATATCAAGTCTGCAAACATCCTATTGAGTGAAAACTTCCACGCCAGAATAGCTGATTTTGGGCTCACAAAAACTTTCCCAGTTGAAGGTGGCACTCATTTGTCAACAGATGTTGCTGGTACCTTCGGCTACCTTGACCCTCA GTATTGTCAAACATATAGATTAACTGAGAAGagtgatgtttatagttttggggtCGTTCTTTTGGAGTTGATCACAAGTCGACCGGTGATTGCAAATAACAATGGGAATAATCACATAAGCCAGTGGGTTGGTTCCATGATTGCACAAGGAGATATCAAAAAGACAGTCGATCCAAGGTTAGGAGGAGACTTTGACATCAACTCAGCCTGGAAAGCTGTTGAAATGGCAATGCTTTGTGTGTCTCAAACTTCCGATGAAAGGCCAAGCATGAATTATGTAGTGAGGGAACTGAGTCAATGTTTAGAAATGGAGATTGCTCGGAAGGAAAGACGTGGGGTTCAACCAGGAAATCATTATGAAATGGTGTCCCTAAATTTAGGAACTGATCTCATTCCTTCAGCAAGGTAG